Proteins encoded in a region of the Methanofollis tationis genome:
- a CDS encoding tetratricopeptide repeat protein produces MTDEPSDDPRKEAFALYEEGRYQESIRVCTRTPGDASLAILVAKNLVSLGEYEEAEAQVRDLLVKMPESSYLHSFLGGVLAARGADGAIAEYAEAIQLDPGNEEALRAYSAYFTGSGDHRSAIPLLSALARLSGKREDAIALVRSLIEAGEGEEALLAYEELLGGTGADVDYIDALMVAGRHREAAAASINAFRERRDPTFLRQYLAAVAAFDRKGALKLFPHFLKDCPDDDLAFDHVLLLKSEGHCREALERCEALIARNPHPIYQLVACELIAATGSTDLARQGYEGLIGEEMHRMDDPESLGMVIEAYEGFLRKTLNPTTVPPCYLATVSSDANVVSLIRTGLFYASFGQTTEAAEWLYRAYRLDFLNGGIEYARFLAGQGEMREYEKVLMHILSNIKRDADLVRVAEAVIDAGTDWKGMRRLIDALIDRFSAAVRSLGPGGIEVFARIYLRAAEEAFSVGEYARCKECSLRGLDMARKNPEIFFDLIRRCKEATVAERPALPLRNTKPSGPLEETAPDLGLDEREEALVAFLRQHRESNEEELRKVLGTRRVSGAINRLIRKASDAGVTLIEKRGMGEHGEVYIYCGK; encoded by the coding sequence ATGACAGACGAACCATCAGATGATCCCCGGAAGGAGGCGTTTGCCCTCTATGAAGAGGGGCGGTACCAGGAGTCGATCAGGGTGTGCACCAGGACGCCAGGGGACGCCTCTCTTGCCATCCTCGTCGCCAAAAACCTTGTCTCGCTCGGCGAATACGAAGAAGCAGAGGCACAGGTGCGAGATCTCCTGGTGAAAATGCCTGAGTCTTCCTATCTTCACAGCTTTCTCGGCGGGGTGCTCGCCGCCAGGGGTGCAGACGGCGCAATTGCAGAGTATGCAGAGGCAATCCAGCTCGATCCAGGAAACGAAGAGGCGCTTCGCGCCTACTCGGCCTATTTCACCGGCTCCGGCGATCACCGCTCGGCCATCCCCCTGCTCTCGGCGCTTGCCCGCCTCTCGGGAAAGCGCGAGGATGCCATAGCGCTGGTGCGCAGTCTGATCGAGGCGGGAGAGGGAGAAGAGGCGCTTCTCGCATATGAGGAACTTCTCGGGGGCACAGGGGCCGACGTGGATTATATCGACGCCCTGATGGTGGCCGGCCGCCACCGGGAAGCCGCGGCAGCGTCGATCAACGCCTTCAGGGAGAGAAGGGATCCGACGTTTCTGCGCCAGTACCTTGCCGCCGTGGCGGCATTCGACAGGAAGGGCGCATTGAAACTCTTCCCCCACTTCTTAAAAGACTGCCCGGACGACGACCTCGCCTTCGACCACGTCCTCCTCTTAAAGTCGGAGGGACACTGCAGGGAAGCGCTGGAAAGGTGCGAGGCGCTCATCGCCCGGAACCCCCACCCGATCTACCAGCTTGTGGCCTGCGAACTCATCGCCGCCACCGGAAGCACCGACCTCGCCCGGCAGGGCTACGAAGGGCTGATCGGAGAGGAGATGCACCGTATGGACGATCCGGAAAGCCTGGGCATGGTGATCGAAGCATATGAGGGATTTTTAAGAAAGACATTAAACCCTACGACCGTCCCCCCGTGTTACCTGGCCACGGTCTCGTCTGACGCAAACGTGGTCAGCCTCATCAGGACAGGACTGTTCTATGCCTCTTTCGGGCAGACGACCGAGGCTGCGGAGTGGCTGTACCGCGCATACCGGCTTGACTTCCTCAACGGCGGCATCGAATACGCCCGGTTCCTCGCCGGGCAGGGGGAGATGCGTGAGTACGAGAAGGTGCTCATGCACATCCTCTCCAATATTAAACGGGACGCAGACCTGGTGAGGGTGGCCGAAGCGGTCATCGACGCCGGCACCGACTGGAAGGGTATGCGCCGGTTGATCGATGCCCTCATCGACCGCTTCTCCGCCGCCGTCAGGTCGCTTGGACCGGGCGGGATCGAGGTCTTTGCACGCATATATCTCCGCGCGGCAGAAGAGGCGTTTTCAGTCGGGGAGTATGCCAGATGCAAGGAGTGCTCACTCCGCGGCCTTGATATGGCGCGGAAGAACCCGGAAATATTCTTCGACCTGATCAGGCGCTGCAAGGAGGCGACCGTCGCCGAGAGGCCGGCCCTCCCTCTCCGAAACACGAAACCTTCCGGGCCTTTGGAGGAGACAGCGCCCGATCTCGGACTGGACGAGCGGGAAGAGGCACTCGTCGCCTTTTTACGGCAGCACCGCGAGAGCAATGAGGAGGAACTCCGCAAGGTGCTCGGCACGCGCCGGGTGAGCGGAGCGATTAACCGCCTGATCAGAAAAGCCTCCGACGCCGGTGTCACGCTCATCGAGAAGAGAGGGATGGGAGAGCACGGCGAGGTCTATATCTACTGCGGGAAGTGA